In Streptomyces sp. NBC_00091, the following proteins share a genomic window:
- a CDS encoding TetR/AcrR family transcriptional regulator: protein MTKPPDAARRSDRSRRAILDAALVLLGEVGYNKLTIEAIAARAGVGKQTIYRWWSSKAAVLLDASLALAGEAGAETGWSFPDTGDLAADLKSVLRATVDEFADARYEAPARALAAAGATDPELGARFTEKLLEPQLALYEARLRAAREAGQLPADADLRLTVEMLVGPVTYRWLMRTAPLTHAYADALVDAVLGGVGYVTAGRPGNR, encoded by the coding sequence GTGACCAAGCCCCCCGACGCCGCCCGCCGCAGCGACCGCTCCCGGCGCGCCATCCTCGACGCCGCCCTCGTGCTGCTCGGCGAGGTCGGCTACAACAAGCTGACCATCGAGGCCATCGCGGCCCGCGCGGGAGTCGGCAAGCAGACCATCTACCGCTGGTGGTCCTCGAAGGCCGCCGTACTGCTGGACGCCTCGCTGGCGCTGGCCGGAGAGGCCGGCGCGGAGACCGGCTGGAGCTTCCCGGACACCGGGGACCTGGCGGCCGACCTGAAGTCCGTACTGCGGGCGACGGTCGACGAGTTCGCCGACGCCCGGTACGAGGCCCCCGCGCGCGCCCTGGCCGCCGCCGGGGCGACCGACCCGGAGCTGGGGGCCCGCTTCACGGAGAAGCTGCTGGAGCCGCAGCTCGCGCTGTACGAGGCGCGGTTGCGGGCGGCCCGGGAGGCCGGGCAGCTCCCGGCGGACGCGGATCTACGGCTGACGGTGGAGATGCTGGTGGGCCCGGTGACGTACCGGTGGCTGATGCGGACCGCGCCGCTGACGCACGCGTACGCGGACGCGCTGGTGGACGCCGTGCTGGGCGGCGTGGGATACGTCACCGCCGGGCGGCCCGGGAACCGGTGA
- a CDS encoding small ribosomal subunit Rsm22 family protein: protein MNAASAPTTAETLRSALGGLLDGLPPKQATAAVERLIASYRGTTPTDAPVLRDRSDVAAYAAYRMPATFEAVRSALDALAEAAPEWVPGSHVDVGGGTGAATWAVDATWDGPRGTTVLDWAEPALALGKELAGRSSSEVLRAAEWRRAVIGSGISLPEADLVTVSYVLGELTPQARQAVVAEAARAGRAVVLIEPGTPEGYLRIREAREQLIEAGMTVAAPCPHDGACPIEVGQDWCHFSARVSRSSLHRQVKGGSLPYEDEKFSYVAATRFPVAPVPSRITRRPQIRKGLVLLDLCGPEEAGLTRATVTKRHGDLYKAARDAQWGDAWPPASA, encoded by the coding sequence GTGAACGCCGCCTCCGCCCCCACCACCGCCGAAACCCTCCGCAGCGCGCTCGGCGGGCTGCTCGACGGGCTCCCGCCGAAGCAGGCCACGGCCGCCGTCGAGCGGCTGATCGCCAGCTACCGGGGAACCACCCCCACCGACGCCCCCGTCCTGCGCGACCGCTCCGACGTCGCGGCGTACGCGGCGTACCGGATGCCGGCCACCTTCGAAGCCGTACGCTCCGCCCTGGACGCGCTGGCCGAGGCCGCGCCGGAGTGGGTCCCGGGCTCGCACGTGGACGTGGGCGGCGGCACGGGAGCCGCGACCTGGGCGGTCGACGCCACCTGGGACGGACCCCGCGGGACCACGGTGCTGGACTGGGCGGAGCCGGCCCTGGCCCTCGGCAAGGAGCTGGCGGGGCGCTCGTCCTCCGAGGTGCTGCGCGCGGCCGAGTGGCGCAGGGCCGTCATCGGGAGCGGGATCAGCCTCCCCGAGGCCGACCTGGTGACCGTGTCGTACGTCCTGGGCGAGCTCACGCCGCAGGCCCGCCAGGCGGTCGTCGCCGAGGCGGCCCGCGCCGGGCGGGCGGTGGTGCTGATCGAGCCGGGCACGCCCGAGGGGTACCTGCGCATCCGCGAGGCCCGCGAGCAGCTGATCGAGGCCGGGATGACGGTGGCGGCGCCCTGCCCGCACGACGGGGCCTGCCCCATCGAGGTCGGGCAGGACTGGTGCCACTTCTCGGCGCGGGTCAGCCGCTCCTCCCTGCACCGGCAGGTCAAGGGCGGGTCCCTCCCGTACGAGGACGAGAAGTTCAGCTACGTCGCCGCGACGCGGTTCCCCGTGGCGCCGGTCCCCTCCCGGATCACGCGCAGGCCGCAGATCCGGAAGGGGCTCGTCCTGCTGGACCTGTGCGGTCCCGAGGAGGCGGGCCTGACCCGGGCCACCGTCACCAAGCGCCACGGCGACCTCTACAAGGCGGCCCGGGACGCGCAGTGGGGCGACGCATGGCCGCCCGCCTCCGCATAG
- the ddaH gene encoding dimethylargininase, producing the protein MRRDATPRRYLMCPPAHFKVTYSINPWMDPTKPVDLPLAHAQWEDLRDRYLSLGHTVETLVPDPGLPDMVFAANGALVVDGRVLGARFAYPERAAEAEIHLDWFREHGFEEVHEPSHVNEGEGDFAVTATYILAGRGFRSSPLSHDEAQEFFGRPVIGLDLVDPRYYHLDTALCVLDGDEIMYHPPAFSPGSRAVLRRLFPDALLVEAEDAAAFGLNSVSDGRHVLLPQAAAGLLAPLRERGFEPVPMDLGELLKGGGSVKCCTQELRP; encoded by the coding sequence TTGCGCAGAGACGCCACACCCCGGCGCTACCTGATGTGCCCACCCGCACACTTCAAGGTCACGTACTCCATCAACCCGTGGATGGACCCCACGAAACCGGTGGACCTGCCCCTCGCACACGCCCAGTGGGAAGACCTGAGGGACCGCTACCTCTCCCTCGGCCACACCGTCGAGACCCTCGTGCCCGATCCCGGCCTGCCCGACATGGTCTTCGCCGCGAACGGGGCCCTCGTCGTCGACGGGAGGGTGCTCGGCGCCCGCTTCGCCTACCCGGAACGCGCCGCCGAGGCGGAGATCCACCTCGACTGGTTCCGCGAGCACGGCTTCGAGGAGGTCCACGAGCCCTCCCACGTCAACGAGGGCGAGGGGGACTTCGCCGTCACCGCCACCTACATCCTGGCCGGCCGGGGCTTCCGCTCCAGTCCGCTCTCGCACGACGAGGCGCAGGAGTTCTTCGGCCGCCCCGTCATCGGCCTCGACCTGGTGGACCCGCGCTACTACCACCTGGACACGGCGCTCTGCGTCCTCGACGGCGACGAGATCATGTACCACCCGCCGGCCTTCTCCCCGGGCAGCCGGGCCGTCCTGCGCCGGCTCTTCCCGGACGCCCTGCTCGTGGAGGCCGAGGACGCGGCGGCCTTCGGCCTGAACTCGGTCTCCGACGGGCGGCACGTGCTGCTCCCGCAGGCCGCGGCCGGGCTGTTGGCGCCGCTGCGCGAGCGGGGGTTCGAGCCGGTGCCGATGGACCTGGGCGAGCTGCTCAAGGGCGGCGGCAGCGTGAAGTGCTGCACCCAGGAGCTGCGGCCCTGA
- a CDS encoding DUF4352 domain-containing protein — protein sequence MSTPYPGQTPPPPYGHPVPPQPPKKNTGKIIGIGCGGLIVLSLLVAGCAAVVGTGDSSKDPKSPASAEAVPVPASSAPAGSAPAKSEAPAPAPDKNADVVLTASPTEFKAGILAQDGDHTSVQVTVVNNGAKEVDVNVLYFEVTTADGTRKQIELAAAEDQIDTVKLAKGEKVTGTITVKGKVTAKTVHFKNGLLGKTYSTPVK from the coding sequence ATGAGCACCCCCTACCCCGGCCAGACCCCGCCCCCGCCCTACGGCCACCCCGTCCCGCCCCAGCCCCCGAAGAAGAACACGGGCAAGATCATCGGCATCGGCTGCGGCGGCCTGATCGTACTGTCGCTGCTCGTCGCGGGGTGCGCTGCGGTCGTCGGCACCGGCGACTCGTCCAAGGACCCCAAGAGCCCGGCCTCCGCCGAGGCCGTGCCGGTCCCGGCGTCCTCCGCCCCGGCCGGCTCCGCCCCCGCGAAGTCCGAGGCGCCGGCGCCGGCCCCCGACAAGAACGCCGACGTGGTGCTGACCGCCTCGCCGACGGAGTTCAAGGCCGGCATCCTCGCCCAGGACGGAGACCACACCTCGGTGCAGGTGACCGTCGTCAACAACGGAGCCAAGGAAGTCGACGTCAACGTCCTCTACTTCGAGGTGACGACCGCGGACGGAACGCGCAAGCAGATCGAACTGGCGGCGGCCGAGGACCAGATCGACACCGTGAAGCTGGCCAAGGGCGAGAAGGTCACCGGGACGATCACGGTCAAGGGGAAGGTCACCGCGAAGACGGTGCACTTCAAGAACGGCCTGCTCGGCAAGACGTACAGCACCCCGGTGAAGTAG
- a CDS encoding RNA polymerase sigma factor gives MADASWPGEQLIVAAQRGDVDSITALVSGSHPNVRRFARSLCATPEDAEDAAQEALIILYRKIGMLRASGALASWMFRIVRNECLRRARTVRAHAPLPDAAVRSAEEEVLQRIEAGEVAAAIAALPAEQRSVLIMRDIQGHSGRMVAETLGLSTAAMKSRLHRARTAVQQSLRATSESASGDTRDDDRP, from the coding sequence GTGGCTGACGCGTCCTGGCCCGGTGAACAGCTGATCGTCGCCGCCCAGCGCGGCGACGTCGATTCGATCACCGCCCTGGTGTCGGGTTCGCACCCGAACGTGCGGCGGTTCGCCCGCTCGCTCTGCGCCACCCCCGAGGACGCGGAGGACGCGGCGCAGGAAGCCTTGATCATCCTGTATCGCAAGATCGGGATGCTCCGGGCGTCCGGCGCGCTGGCCTCGTGGATGTTCCGCATCGTCCGCAACGAGTGCCTGCGGCGCGCGCGGACGGTGCGGGCCCACGCCCCCCTGCCGGACGCCGCCGTGCGCTCGGCAGAGGAAGAGGTCCTACAGCGCATCGAGGCGGGCGAGGTGGCGGCCGCCATCGCCGCCCTGCCGGCCGAGCAGCGCAGCGTGCTGATCATGCGGGACATCCAGGGCCACAGCGGACGGATGGTCGCCGAGACGCTCGGCCTCAGTACCGCCGCGATGAAATCCCGGCTGCACCGCGCCCGCACCGCGGTCCAGCAGTCCCTCCGCGCCACATCCGAATCCGCGTCTGGAGACACCCGTGACGACGACCGGCCCTGA
- the yaaA gene encoding peroxide stress protein YaaA codes for MLVLLPPSEGKAAGGSGAPLKPESLSLPGLAGARAAVLEELVELCAGDELKAREVLGLSEGLRGEVAKNAALRSAAARPAGEIYTGVLYDALDLAGLPAPARELAERTLLVFSGLWGAVRVTDRIPSYRCSMGVKLPALGALGAYWRTPMAEVMPRAAGDGLVLDLRSAAYAAAWKPKGEPAGRTATVRVLHSQIVDGVEKRSVVSHFNKATKGRLVRDLLLAGAVPQTPAELVTALRDLGYAVEAEAPAKPAKAWSLDVVVTQIH; via the coding sequence GTGCTCGTGCTGCTGCCGCCCTCCGAGGGAAAGGCCGCCGGCGGCTCCGGCGCACCGCTGAAGCCCGAGTCCCTGTCGCTGCCTGGGCTGGCCGGTGCGCGGGCGGCCGTGCTGGAGGAGCTGGTCGAGCTGTGCGCGGGGGACGAGCTCAAGGCGCGTGAGGTGCTCGGACTCAGCGAGGGGCTGCGCGGCGAGGTCGCGAAGAACGCCGCCCTGCGCTCGGCGGCGGCCCGCCCGGCCGGGGAGATCTACACCGGGGTGCTCTACGACGCCCTGGACCTGGCGGGGCTGCCGGCGCCCGCGCGGGAGCTGGCCGAGCGGACGCTGCTGGTGTTCTCCGGGCTGTGGGGCGCGGTGCGGGTGACCGACCGGATCCCGTCGTACCGGTGCTCGATGGGGGTCAAGCTGCCCGCGCTGGGCGCGCTGGGCGCGTACTGGCGTACGCCGATGGCGGAGGTGATGCCGCGGGCGGCGGGGGACGGGCTGGTGCTCGACCTGCGCTCGGCGGCGTACGCGGCCGCGTGGAAGCCGAAGGGGGAGCCGGCGGGGCGGACGGCCACCGTGCGGGTGCTGCACTCGCAGATCGTGGACGGGGTGGAGAAGCGGTCGGTGGTGAGCCACTTCAACAAGGCCACCAAGGGCCGCCTGGTACGGGACCTGCTGCTGGCCGGCGCCGTCCCGCAAACCCCGGCGGAACTGGTGACGGCCCTGCGGGACCTGGGCTACGCGGTCGAGGCCGAGGCCCCCGCGAAGCCGGCCAAGGCCTGGTCCCTCGACGTGGTCGTCACCCAGATCCACTGA
- a CDS encoding bifunctional DNA primase/polymerase has protein sequence MGSESGRVKRGEQSRISQWLRRRAKPAPEDPAKEREALLLAVAAAGLPIAPAAHPAGYRCSCDRIGCPTPARHPVSFAWQTQSTTDRAQIERWARNQPQANFITATGMVHDVLDVPLEAGRSALERLLAAGIEVGPVAESGGTGDQARMLFFTATRGTPEDEDEWWPCELDCHPETMDEHPGLRWHCRGSYVLLPPAALPGEHSVSWLRDIRHPLPDPLTLLETLTDACAQYAGTTDQTPAAVAWPLGR, from the coding sequence ATGGGGTCTGAGTCCGGCCGCGTCAAACGCGGCGAGCAGAGCAGGATTTCCCAGTGGCTGCGCCGCCGTGCGAAGCCCGCCCCCGAAGACCCCGCCAAGGAGCGCGAAGCCCTCCTGCTGGCCGTCGCCGCCGCAGGCCTCCCGATCGCCCCGGCCGCCCATCCCGCCGGCTACCGATGTTCGTGCGACCGCATCGGCTGTCCCACGCCCGCACGGCACCCCGTCTCCTTCGCCTGGCAGACCCAGTCGACCACCGACCGCGCGCAGATCGAGCGCTGGGCCCGCAACCAGCCCCAGGCCAACTTCATCACCGCCACCGGCATGGTCCACGACGTCCTGGACGTCCCCCTGGAGGCCGGGCGCAGCGCGCTGGAGCGCCTGCTGGCCGCCGGCATCGAGGTCGGCCCCGTCGCCGAGTCCGGCGGCACCGGCGACCAGGCCCGGATGCTCTTCTTCACGGCGACCCGCGGGACGCCGGAGGACGAGGACGAGTGGTGGCCCTGCGAACTGGACTGCCACCCCGAGACGATGGACGAACACCCCGGCCTGCGCTGGCACTGCCGCGGCAGCTACGTCCTGCTCCCCCCGGCCGCCCTCCCGGGCGAGCACTCGGTGAGCTGGCTGCGCGACATCCGCCACCCGCTGCCGGACCCGCTGACCCTGCTGGAAACCCTCACGGACGCCTGCGCCCAGTACGCGGGCACCACCGACCAGACCCCGGCCGCGGTGGCCTGGCCCCTGGGCCGCTAG
- a CDS encoding helix-turn-helix transcriptional regulator, with amino-acid sequence MLLRIHFTGADLVRTSVAHRPDPLWETVLSLRVLQHRAGSPAAECWGRDVLARQAGNLRTLLPLVRPYGYFPDFLTPPDGALGIEHGIDALTATPARHLRGDLTVLAAGGTLPPWTRDLAAGRPDALRGLARALRGYYATALAPLEQSMRTTVRAEYAAQATVAAESGIEGVLSDLGPGMRWNPPVLEVRYSVNQELHLNGRGLLLVPTLFRARTPVSLLDPELPPVLTYPARRTVSPGAPAAGKLGPLMGRTRTAILQSTAETSRSTSELARLVGMSQASVSHHTTVLRAAGLISSTRHRNTVLHSVTSLGSLLLRG; translated from the coding sequence ATGCTGTTGCGCATTCATTTCACCGGAGCCGACCTCGTCCGCACGAGCGTGGCCCATCGGCCGGACCCCCTGTGGGAGACGGTGCTGAGCCTCCGCGTCTTACAGCACCGCGCCGGCAGCCCCGCAGCCGAGTGCTGGGGCCGCGACGTGCTGGCCCGGCAGGCCGGGAACCTGCGCACGCTGCTCCCCCTGGTACGCCCGTACGGATACTTTCCCGACTTCCTCACCCCTCCCGACGGGGCCCTGGGGATCGAGCACGGCATCGACGCCCTCACCGCCACGCCCGCCCGCCACCTGCGCGGGGACCTGACCGTCCTCGCGGCGGGCGGCACCCTGCCGCCCTGGACGAGGGACCTCGCCGCCGGTCGCCCCGACGCGCTGCGCGGACTGGCCCGGGCGCTGCGCGGCTATTACGCGACGGCGCTGGCGCCCCTGGAGCAGTCGATGCGGACGACGGTGCGGGCGGAGTACGCGGCGCAGGCGACGGTGGCGGCGGAATCGGGAATCGAGGGCGTCCTTTCGGACCTGGGCCCGGGCATGCGGTGGAATCCGCCCGTGCTCGAAGTCCGGTATTCGGTCAACCAGGAACTGCACTTGAACGGGCGGGGACTCCTACTCGTCCCCACCCTGTTCCGGGCCCGCACCCCGGTTTCGCTCCTCGACCCGGAACTTCCCCCCGTACTCACCTATCCGGCGAGACGCACCGTTTCCCCGGGTGCGCCCGCCGCCGGGAAACTCGGACCCCTGATGGGCCGTACCCGGACGGCAATCCTGCAATCCACCGCGGAAACCTCCCGCAGTACCTCGGAACTCGCCCGGCTGGTGGGAATGTCGCAGGCCTCGGTCAGTCACCACACCACGGTGCTGCGCGCGGCGGGCCTGATCAGCTCGACCCGGCACCGGAACACGGTGCTCCACTCGGTGACCTCGCTGGGGTCCCTTCTACTGCGCGGATGA
- a CDS encoding serine/threonine-protein kinase: MRTTGPGGRVRPARPGDPKRIGPYRIIGRLGTGGMGTVHAALDARGVRFAVKAVHQAQAEDPEFRARFRREVALSARVQGPCLVPLLAADAEAETPWLATEYVPGPTLNQHLAAHGPLTGAGLYAFAAGTAQALAAIHRAGVVHRDVKPQNVILSPAGPRVLDFGIAHAADGTSVTRTGVMTGTPGWISPEHYRAGTSGPPGDVFAWGALAAHAATGRLPFGAGAPDVVAFRVMSGDPDLTGVPEALREVVEQTLAKDPADRPTAEELAARCAALLAAEATQVLTPGCPPTLAGDLVRAHWDLPAPADPTWPGRPVRTRKRTLVAVIVAGALLGGLAGGAAALTAGKDGGPRSPGASGSAAPPQGAGSRSGDAGAPGGTARTDPLNLRRTPVVKDPLAGVAGPAFTRSGEQPQPRFADWQAGRLPVAQGEKDTGKDIVDYTRAILATKGRADVRPTVTFNDETQSVIVTTDPQPTWPEADQAFFSRAASMAACTVLAHRLKAEPTTWKHGAYVVFWREFTSDASPSNVHVLDFGQATSGCGSRSGTGEWAGSTPGIRTAMETSTDRAEIRVADDTVKAVKRAWDERVAEGHGLVPFDREDAFQLGFDPVENVMYVWAWDGYGAVQSKAQTAHFADVVSKTACAKLAAEYNANAHWPYMRWVAASYTGNSGQAFIHGSGTCKA; encoded by the coding sequence TTGAGAACCACTGGCCCCGGCGGGCGGGTTCGGCCCGCCCGCCCCGGCGATCCGAAGAGGATCGGCCCGTACCGGATCATCGGGCGTCTCGGCACGGGCGGTATGGGCACCGTCCACGCCGCCCTGGACGCCCGGGGGGTACGGTTCGCGGTCAAGGCCGTCCACCAGGCGCAGGCCGAAGACCCGGAGTTCCGGGCCCGGTTCCGCCGCGAGGTCGCCCTGTCCGCCCGGGTCCAGGGCCCGTGCCTGGTCCCCCTGCTGGCCGCCGACGCGGAGGCCGAAACCCCGTGGCTGGCAACGGAGTACGTGCCCGGCCCGACGCTGAACCAGCACCTGGCCGCCCACGGGCCGCTGACCGGCGCCGGCCTGTACGCCTTCGCCGCCGGCACCGCGCAGGCGCTCGCGGCGATCCACCGGGCGGGGGTGGTCCACCGGGACGTGAAACCGCAGAACGTCATCCTGAGCCCGGCCGGGCCGAGGGTGCTGGACTTCGGCATCGCCCACGCCGCCGACGGCACGTCCGTGACCCGCACCGGCGTGATGACCGGCACGCCGGGCTGGATCAGCCCCGAGCACTACCGCGCCGGTACGTCCGGACCGCCCGGGGACGTCTTCGCCTGGGGCGCCCTCGCCGCCCACGCGGCCACGGGCCGGCTGCCGTTCGGCGCCGGAGCCCCCGACGTGGTCGCGTTCCGCGTCATGTCCGGCGACCCCGACCTCACCGGGGTCCCCGAAGCGCTCCGGGAGGTCGTGGAGCAGACCCTCGCGAAGGACCCGGCCGACCGTCCGACGGCCGAGGAACTGGCCGCCCGCTGCGCGGCCCTCCTCGCCGCGGAGGCCACCCAGGTCCTCACCCCGGGCTGCCCGCCCACACTGGCCGGCGACCTCGTCCGGGCCCACTGGGACCTCCCCGCCCCCGCCGACCCCACCTGGCCGGGCCGGCCCGTCCGGACCCGGAAGCGGACCCTCGTCGCCGTCATCGTGGCCGGCGCCCTCCTCGGCGGCCTGGCCGGCGGCGCGGCGGCCCTCACTGCGGGCAAGGACGGCGGCCCCCGGAGCCCCGGGGCTTCCGGTTCGGCCGCGCCACCGCAGGGCGCGGGGTCCCGCTCCGGTGACGCCGGCGCCCCCGGCGGTACGGCCCGGACGGATCCGCTGAACCTGCGCAGGACGCCGGTGGTGAAGGACCCCCTCGCCGGGGTGGCCGGTCCCGCCTTCACCCGGTCCGGCGAGCAGCCCCAGCCCCGCTTCGCGGACTGGCAGGCCGGCCGCCTCCCGGTCGCACAGGGCGAGAAGGACACGGGGAAGGACATCGTGGACTACACCCGCGCGATCCTCGCGACCAAGGGGAGGGCCGATGTCCGCCCCACGGTCACCTTCAACGACGAGACGCAGAGCGTCATCGTGACCACCGACCCGCAGCCGACCTGGCCGGAAGCGGATCAGGCGTTCTTCTCCCGCGCGGCCTCCATGGCCGCCTGCACGGTCCTCGCCCACCGCCTCAAGGCGGAGCCGACCACGTGGAAGCACGGCGCCTACGTGGTCTTCTGGCGCGAGTTCACCTCGGACGCGTCCCCGTCGAACGTCCACGTCCTGGACTTCGGGCAGGCCACCAGCGGTTGCGGATCGAGGTCGGGCACGGGTGAATGGGCCGGCAGTACCCCCGGGATCCGCACGGCGATGGAGACGAGCACCGACCGGGCCGAGATCCGCGTCGCCGACGACACCGTGAAGGCGGTGAAGCGCGCGTGGGACGAGCGGGTGGCCGAGGGGCACGGGTTGGTCCCCTTCGACCGCGAGGACGCCTTCCAGCTCGGCTTCGACCCGGTGGAGAACGTCATGTACGTGTGGGCGTGGGACGGCTACGGGGCGGTCCAGAGCAAGGCCCAGACCGCGCACTTCGCCGACGTGGTGTCCAAGACGGCCTGCGCCAAGCTGGCGGCCGAGTACAACGCGAACGCGCACTGGCCCTACATGCGGTGGGTCGCCGCCTCCTACACCGGCAACAGCGGGCAGGCGTTCATCCACGGCTCCGGCACTTGCAAGGCATGA
- a CDS encoding RNB domain-containing ribonuclease codes for MPRRHMHMAGADGAALRAALRDLRTRLGVPGAFPPEVLAEAGRAAAAPRLPSEDATDIPFFTIDPPASVDLDQAMHLAKRSAGGYRVHYAIADVAAFVTPGGALDAEAHRRVTTLYFPDEKVPLHPRALSEGSASLLPDQDCPALVWRLDLDSEGRVETTEVRRAMVRSRAKLDYDGVQKAIDTGTADPSLALLKDIGNLREALETERGGISLNVPEQEVVARDGSYSLAYRAPLPADGWNAQISLMTGMAAADLMLAAGTGILRTLPAAPDGAVGRLRRAAKALRIEWPHHVPYAALVRSLDPRRPAHAAFLQECTALLRGAGYTVFTGGQTPDPALHAAVAAPYAHCTAPLRRLVDRYTGELCVAAVAGAEPPQWAVEALEALPREMAEGTRLANQVERECVDLVEAALLKDRVGETFEATVIDVKEQEPLVGTVHLEDPAVVGRVESREAELPLGDRIRVRLTQADPGTAKILFAPA; via the coding sequence ATGCCACGCCGTCACATGCACATGGCCGGAGCGGACGGGGCTGCCCTGCGCGCCGCGCTGCGGGACCTGCGGACGCGACTGGGCGTGCCCGGGGCCTTCCCGCCGGAGGTGCTCGCCGAGGCCGGGCGGGCGGCCGCCGCTCCCCGGCTGCCGTCCGAGGACGCGACCGACATCCCCTTCTTCACCATCGACCCGCCGGCCTCCGTGGACCTCGACCAGGCCATGCACCTGGCGAAACGATCCGCCGGCGGCTACCGCGTGCACTACGCCATCGCCGACGTCGCCGCGTTCGTCACCCCCGGCGGCGCCCTCGACGCCGAGGCCCACCGCCGGGTGACCACCCTCTACTTCCCCGACGAGAAGGTCCCCCTGCACCCGCGCGCTCTCTCGGAGGGCTCGGCCAGCCTGCTGCCGGACCAGGACTGCCCGGCGCTCGTGTGGCGGCTGGACCTGGACTCCGAGGGCCGGGTCGAGACCACCGAGGTCCGCCGGGCCATGGTCCGCAGCCGGGCCAAACTCGACTACGACGGCGTCCAGAAGGCCATCGACACCGGCACCGCCGACCCCTCCCTGGCCCTGCTGAAGGACATCGGGAACCTGCGCGAGGCGCTGGAGACCGAGCGCGGCGGCATCTCCCTGAACGTCCCCGAGCAGGAGGTCGTCGCGCGGGACGGCTCGTACAGCCTGGCCTACCGGGCGCCGCTGCCGGCCGACGGCTGGAACGCCCAGATCTCCCTGATGACCGGCATGGCGGCGGCCGACCTGATGCTCGCCGCCGGCACCGGCATCCTGCGCACCCTCCCCGCGGCCCCCGACGGCGCGGTCGGCCGGCTGCGCCGGGCCGCGAAGGCCCTGCGGATCGAGTGGCCGCACCACGTCCCGTACGCGGCCCTGGTGCGCTCCCTCGACCCGCGCCGCCCCGCGCACGCCGCCTTCCTCCAGGAGTGCACGGCCCTGCTGCGCGGCGCCGGGTACACGGTCTTCACCGGCGGGCAGACCCCGGACCCCGCCCTGCACGCGGCGGTCGCGGCCCCGTACGCCCACTGCACCGCCCCGCTGCGGCGGCTCGTCGACCGCTACACCGGCGAGCTGTGCGTGGCGGCGGTGGCGGGGGCGGAGCCGCCGCAGTGGGCGGTCGAGGCGCTGGAGGCGCTGCCGCGCGAGATGGCGGAGGGCACCCGGCTGGCCAACCAGGTCGAGCGGGAGTGCGTGGACCTGGTGGAGGCGGCCCTGCTCAAGGACCGCGTCGGGGAGACCTTCGAGGCGACGGTCATCGACGTCAAGGAACAGGAACCGCTGGTCGGAACCGTCCATCTGGAGGACCCGGCGGTGGTGGGCCGGGTCGAGTCCCGCGAGGCGGAGCTACCGCTGGGCGACCGTATCCGGGTCCGCCTGACCCAGGCCGACCCGGGCACCGCGAAGATCCTCTTCGCCCCGGCGTAG